Proteins encoded together in one Candidatus Neomarinimicrobiota bacterium window:
- the prmC gene encoding peptide chain release factor N(5)-glutamine methyltransferase, which yields MTEQTRDKIWGLIELLNWSVDYLREKGVEDARTAVEWMLTHVLKMSRVDLYLNFDRPLSRDELNQYKPLLLRCAAHQPVQQVIGQADFYGISLTVSPDVLIPRPETERLVEFVITQAGNRTAPFSILDIGSGSGAIAIALAKHLPMARVHALEVSPQAVDILKKNCRFHNLMNRISIFQEDVFHWEAPEPYDIIVSNPPYIAEGEMEYLPKNVGYYEPPLALTDRQDGLAFYRHFAERFHDWLLPGGLAVLEFGGPPQKEAVKEIFHSYKDLNIHPDYQKDDRFISFFRP from the coding sequence ATGACGGAACAAACACGGGATAAAATCTGGGGTTTAATAGAACTGCTGAACTGGTCTGTTGACTACCTTCGGGAAAAAGGCGTTGAAGATGCACGTACCGCCGTGGAATGGATGCTGACCCACGTACTGAAAATGTCCCGTGTTGATTTGTATCTGAATTTTGACCGCCCCCTGAGTCGTGATGAACTGAACCAATATAAGCCATTGCTCCTTCGATGTGCTGCCCACCAGCCGGTCCAACAGGTGATCGGCCAGGCGGATTTTTACGGCATTTCCCTTACTGTTAGCCCCGATGTGCTGATACCCCGTCCTGAAACGGAACGCCTGGTGGAATTTGTGATCACGCAGGCCGGGAATCGAACGGCCCCCTTTTCCATTCTGGATATCGGCAGCGGATCCGGTGCCATAGCCATTGCTTTGGCAAAACATCTGCCCATGGCCCGTGTTCATGCCCTGGAGGTTTCTCCGCAGGCCGTTGATATCCTGAAAAAGAATTGCAGATTTCATAATTTGATGAACCGGATCAGTATTTTCCAGGAGGATGTTTTTCACTGGGAGGCACCTGAACCTTACGATATCATTGTCAGCAATCCTCCCTATATTGCCGAAGGGGAGATGGAATATCTTCCGAAAAATGTAGGTTATTATGAACCGCCTCTGGCCCTGACTGACCGCCAGGATGGCCTGGCCTTTTACAGGCATTTTGCCGAAAGGTTTCATGACTGGCTGCTTCCCGGAGGATTGGCGGTCCTGGAATTTGGCGGACCTCCCCAGAAGGAGGCCGTGAAAGAGATTTTTCATTCCTATAAAGACCTGAATATTCATCCCGATTATCAAAAAGATGATCGATTTATTAGCTTTTTTCGCCCCTGA
- the prfA gene encoding peptide chain release factor 1, protein MRDKLEHIKIRYQEILETLADPDIFRDQERYKQLTRDQKNLEPIVRATEKYEQLLDHIHEDEQILRGNDAELKQIVREELDGLLAEKESMEEQLKFLLIPRDPNDDRNTILEIRSGTGGDEAALFAADLYRMYTRYAERQGWKIEVLTSSELGIGGLKEISMLISGDSVYSKLKYESGVHRVQRVPVTESSGRIHTSAATVAVLPEMDDVDVEIDEKDIRIDTYRASGHGGQHVNKTDSAIRITHFPTGIVVTCQDESSQHKNKEKAMKILYSRVYSEMAEAQKKSIAEERKSQVSTGDRSAKIRTYNFPQGRITDHRINYTAHNLTAVMDGDLDELIEELTLADNMEKLKNL, encoded by the coding sequence ATGAGAGATAAACTTGAACACATCAAAATCCGGTATCAGGAGATACTGGAAACGCTGGCAGACCCGGATATTTTCAGGGACCAGGAGCGGTATAAACAACTCACCCGTGATCAGAAAAATCTGGAACCCATCGTCCGCGCAACGGAAAAATATGAACAGCTTTTAGATCATATCCACGAGGATGAACAAATCCTCAGGGGGAACGATGCCGAATTGAAGCAGATTGTCCGGGAAGAACTGGATGGACTGCTTGCAGAAAAAGAATCCATGGAGGAGCAGCTGAAATTTCTGCTGATCCCCAGGGACCCCAATGACGACCGGAATACGATTCTGGAGATCCGCAGCGGAACCGGAGGAGATGAAGCGGCCTTGTTTGCTGCCGATCTGTACCGGATGTATACCCGCTATGCCGAAAGGCAGGGATGGAAAATAGAAGTGCTGACCTCTTCCGAGCTGGGTATCGGCGGCTTGAAGGAAATATCCATGCTGATTTCCGGGGATAGTGTATACAGCAAGCTGAAATATGAATCAGGAGTTCACCGTGTTCAACGTGTACCGGTCACCGAAAGCTCCGGGCGGATTCATACATCCGCAGCCACTGTGGCCGTCCTTCCTGAAATGGATGATGTGGATGTGGAAATCGACGAAAAAGATATCCGCATTGATACGTACAGGGCCTCCGGGCATGGCGGACAACATGTAAACAAAACCGATTCGGCCATTCGTATTACCCATTTTCCCACCGGAATTGTGGTAACCTGCCAGGATGAGAGTTCGCAGCATAAGAATAAAGAAAAAGCCATGAAAATTTTATATAGCCGTGTCTACTCGGAAATGGCCGAGGCTCAGAAGAAGTCCATTGCCGAAGAACGGAAATCCCAGGTTTCCACCGGGGACAGAAGTGCTAAAATCCGCACGTATAACTTCCCTCAGGGACGGATAACGGATCACAGAATCAATTATACGGCCCACAACCTTACCGCCGTGATGGATGGTGATCTGGATGAGCTCATAGAAGAGTTGACCCTGGCGGATAACATGGAAAAACTGAAAAATCTCTGA
- a CDS encoding DUF1385 domain-containing protein: MKYRRFTRSLILMLQKSSILVGGQAVIEGVMMRVPGAYATAVRIPDQTIVTERKLFISASKRIKWLGLPIIRGIVSLFESMKIGMETLRFSADHAMPEPDKKTSAFWEKVYNSLTILFSFALALGLFAVLPLWLTTKVFAIEKTAWLFNLVAGLFRIFFFLVYLFLISRMKDIKRLFEYHGAEHKTVFAFEHGRDMTLENIRPFSTFHPRCGTSFLFITLINAIIMYAVIDSVIMAFHGPMSLTTRLLVHLPLIPLVMGVGYEVLKWTSRHMNKPWIGWMTKPGLWLQRITTSQPDDSQIECALTALRTAFDKDWDAYTGKEYIAEAVD, encoded by the coding sequence ATGAAATACCGGCGGTTCACCCGGAGCCTGATTCTGATGCTTCAGAAATCCTCCATCCTTGTGGGGGGACAGGCAGTGATCGAGGGTGTCATGATGAGGGTCCCCGGCGCTTATGCAACAGCCGTGCGGATCCCGGATCAGACGATTGTTACGGAACGAAAACTCTTTATTTCCGCATCCAAACGGATCAAGTGGCTCGGTTTGCCCATTATCCGGGGCATTGTTTCCCTTTTTGAATCCATGAAAATAGGCATGGAAACTCTCCGGTTTTCCGCGGATCATGCCATGCCGGAACCGGACAAAAAGACAAGTGCCTTTTGGGAAAAAGTCTATAATTCGCTCACGATACTTTTTTCCTTTGCTCTGGCCCTGGGCCTTTTTGCCGTCCTCCCCCTGTGGTTGACAACGAAAGTCTTTGCAATCGAAAAAACAGCCTGGCTTTTCAATCTGGTGGCGGGACTATTTCGAATTTTCTTTTTTCTGGTCTATTTATTTTTAATCAGCCGGATGAAGGATATTAAGCGCTTGTTTGAATATCACGGAGCGGAACATAAAACGGTGTTTGCCTTTGAACACGGACGGGATATGACCCTTGAGAATATCCGCCCCTTTTCCACCTTTCATCCCCGCTGCGGTACCAGTTTCCTTTTTATCACGCTGATAAATGCCATTATCATGTATGCCGTGATTGATTCCGTCATTATGGCCTTTCACGGTCCCATGTCTTTGACAACCCGGCTTCTGGTCCACCTGCCCCTGATACCTCTGGTGATGGGAGTGGGATATGAGGTGCTGAAATGGACAAGCAGGCACATGAATAAGCCCTGGATCGGCTGGATGACAAAGCCGGGGTTGTGGCTCCAGCGCATTACGACATCCCAACCCGACGACAGTCAGATCGAATGTGCCCTGACAGCCCTCAGAACCGCTTTTGACAAAGATTGGGATGCCTATACCGGCAAAGAATACATCGCCGAAGCTGTTGACTAA
- the rpmE gene encoding 50S ribosomal protein L31: MRDKIHPKYEPCTITCSCGNVIETRSTVGDMRIEICSACHPFYTGKQKLLDTAGRIEKYNRKYNINPKK; this comes from the coding sequence ATGAGAGATAAAATTCACCCGAAATATGAACCCTGCACGATTACTTGCTCCTGTGGGAACGTAATAGAAACCCGGAGTACAGTGGGAGATATGCGGATTGAAATCTGTTCTGCCTGCCATCCCTTTTATACGGGAAAGCAGAAATTGCTGGATACGGCGGGTCGTATTGAGAAATACAACAGAAAATACAATATCAATCCCAAAAAGTAG
- a CDS encoding redoxin domain-containing protein, which produces MTFLVSVEAPDFTASSVMPDNTINPSFRLSDYKGKPLVLFF; this is translated from the coding sequence ATGACCTTTCTTGTATCTGTTGAAGCCCCTGATTTCACGGCGTCGTCCGTCATGCCGGACAATACAATCAATCCGTCATTTCGCTTATCGGATTATAAAGGAAAACCGTTAGTCCTGTTTTTTTGA
- a CDS encoding penicillin acylase family protein — protein MMRKALYLTCLFLVLAGTVFFLFRSWLRQGETAVNPEIRMKGDHAFIIRREEAEGKIHVNLSREEDFFQALGFAQAWAVGDRMMYLRLCAGGQLSRYFGGEYKEDDAYLSAWQFEDLATKTLSNLPDETRENLEHFVRGINQRFSNLPPPSGCRWYHVDTTPWTPEDVLAVWHLLRWSQFENWSLPFFIRYTEIYYGRQVKKQFEAILDVTIPDFEPGHIRDFMAFCKLDRDVRRKVGLMTVFPEQGMEGIPLFGYSGGENEDWTEMTVCVDSSRSQIILHTGLPLFFYGNKGFASPARCDFIPVEPASAPGEETAGPEMTIRVEMAEFAIQFPARLFDISGKVFAHLMERDSLNVRLLKDFSYAVSAGATGHDSVPAMIMGSSEKELAAEMRRRYPDHEALKRLSQTEDPALWGAFISTLLDKVYRDDLQVIYPDLALWPGEHPELFLKHLMMMMMNPYSAWWDDRQTPNVVERMDDVFAGIGETLFTQYDQGELSVHIDEIRGHPLGRFHVLTGAYHCFPKSIKIPIAVTRKDDGAFHYSRFVFIPDNKSSENLMK, from the coding sequence ATGATGCGCAAAGCCTTGTATTTGACGTGTCTTTTCCTGGTTTTGGCAGGGACGGTTTTCTTTTTGTTTAGGTCCTGGTTGCGCCAGGGTGAAACGGCCGTCAATCCGGAAATACGTATGAAAGGCGATCATGCGTTTATCATCCGCAGGGAAGAAGCGGAGGGAAAAATTCATGTCAACCTCTCCAGAGAAGAGGATTTTTTTCAGGCCCTTGGTTTTGCTCAGGCATGGGCCGTCGGCGATCGGATGATGTATCTCCGGCTTTGTGCCGGGGGCCAACTCTCCCGTTATTTTGGAGGTGAATACAAAGAAGACGATGCCTACCTGAGTGCCTGGCAATTTGAAGATCTTGCCACGAAAACCCTGTCGAATCTCCCCGATGAAACACGGGAAAACCTTGAACACTTTGTCAGGGGAATCAATCAACGGTTTTCAAATCTTCCACCACCGTCGGGGTGCCGCTGGTATCACGTGGACACCACACCCTGGACCCCGGAAGATGTCCTGGCCGTATGGCACCTTCTGCGCTGGTCACAATTTGAAAACTGGTCACTGCCTTTCTTTATCCGCTATACCGAAATCTATTACGGCCGTCAGGTAAAAAAACAGTTTGAAGCAATTTTAGACGTGACCATACCAGACTTTGAACCCGGCCATATCCGGGATTTCATGGCGTTCTGCAAACTGGACAGGGATGTTCGACGAAAAGTGGGCCTGATGACGGTTTTTCCGGAGCAGGGCATGGAAGGAATTCCCCTTTTTGGTTATTCGGGAGGGGAAAATGAGGACTGGACCGAAATGACGGTCTGTGTGGATTCTTCCCGGTCGCAGATTATTCTGCATACCGGATTACCCCTGTTTTTTTATGGAAATAAGGGGTTTGCCAGCCCGGCACGATGTGATTTTATCCCCGTTGAGCCGGCTTCGGCACCCGGGGAGGAAACGGCCGGCCCGGAGATGACCATCCGAGTCGAAATGGCTGAATTCGCCATTCAATTTCCTGCCCGCCTCTTTGATATCAGCGGGAAGGTATTTGCACACTTGATGGAACGGGACAGCCTGAATGTCCGTCTTTTGAAGGATTTTTCTTATGCGGTGTCTGCCGGAGCTACGGGTCATGATTCTGTTCCGGCCATGATTATGGGTTCCTCCGAAAAAGAGCTGGCTGCCGAGATGCGCCGGCGGTACCCGGATCACGAAGCTTTAAAACGGTTGAGTCAAACAGAAGATCCCGCCTTGTGGGGGGCTTTTATCTCCACTTTGCTGGATAAGGTTTACCGGGACGACTTGCAGGTTATCTATCCCGACCTTGCCCTCTGGCCCGGCGAGCATCCAGAATTATTTCTGAAACACCTGATGATGATGATGATGAATCCCTACTCGGCGTGGTGGGATGACCGGCAAACACCGAATGTTGTTGAACGGATGGACGATGTCTTTGCCGGGATCGGGGAAACACTGTTTACACAATACGATCAGGGGGAGCTATCCGTGCACATTGATGAAATCCGGGGACACCCCCTGGGCCGTTTTCATGTATTAACCGGAGCCTACCATTGTTTTCCTAAAAGTATAAAAATTCCCATCGCCGTCACCCGAAAAGATGACGGAGCTTTTCATTACAGCCGTTTTGTGTTTATTCCGGATAACAAATCTTCAGAAAATTTGATGAAATAG
- a CDS encoding CPBP family intramembrane metalloprotease, with translation MTRQDFNTHDKGLPLRTSLALLLAGWGLSMIFSPLLTASFFPDTYYKTVFGMMILELIFLVPVAWYVRLKKPEISLARLFKLSPPDRRTWPGVILFVAGLLILADSVDRLLMRWLDIPPEYFTLLEGMKWSGKGEALLMIIAVSGVAAFAEEAIFRGMLLQSMEKAFRSPRTAIVMSSVFFALVHALPWYLVQIFILGIILGTLSSGLRSVWPAVFCHGAYNFFSMILLNLEHEPLWYVAEGRVRNMWVLIAGLMLWLGIRLLRPYFRPLAPPPPPEIEKE, from the coding sequence ATGACAAGGCAGGATTTTAACACACACGACAAGGGACTCCCTTTAAGAACATCACTGGCCCTTTTGCTGGCCGGCTGGGGGCTTTCTATGATTTTCTCTCCCCTGCTGACAGCCTCATTTTTTCCCGACACCTACTACAAGACGGTTTTCGGCATGATGATTCTGGAACTGATTTTTCTCGTGCCGGTGGCCTGGTATGTGCGGTTGAAAAAACCGGAGATATCCCTTGCCCGGCTTTTTAAACTCTCACCACCCGACAGACGCACCTGGCCGGGAGTGATTCTTTTTGTGGCGGGCCTGCTTATCCTGGCAGATTCAGTGGACCGGCTGCTTATGCGGTGGCTGGATATACCACCTGAATATTTTACCCTCCTGGAAGGGATGAAGTGGTCCGGAAAAGGCGAGGCCCTTTTAATGATTATTGCCGTATCCGGCGTGGCAGCTTTTGCGGAAGAAGCGATTTTTAGGGGGATGCTTCTCCAGTCCATGGAAAAAGCTTTCCGAAGTCCCAGGACAGCCATTGTCATGTCATCTGTCTTTTTTGCCCTGGTTCATGCTTTACCATGGTATCTTGTTCAAATTTTTATCCTGGGCATTATTCTTGGAACCCTTTCGTCCGGACTCCGGTCTGTTTGGCCGGCCGTTTTTTGTCATGGAGCCTATAATTTCTTTTCCATGATTCTTCTGAATCTTGAACACGAGCCACTCTGGTATGTCGCCGAAGGACGCGTCAGGAATATGTGGGTTCTGATTGCCGGATTGATGCTGTGGCTGGGGATAAGACTGCTGAGGCCCTATTTCCGCCCTCTCGCCCCCCCGCCGCCCCCGGAGATCGAAAAAGAATAA